In a single window of the Nitrospira sp. MA-1 genome:
- a CDS encoding efflux RND transporter periplasmic adaptor subunit — protein MTTVPCVFRCVLFILTLSGIACSQESPSETSATTDTTFTKMGKAIHAPSTPETQIVTALVTVGPSHPVLSLAGKVSYGEDRYSKVSSALIGRVQKIHGQLGAFVKAGELLVAIESPEIASAYSEFIKEHSDLSYAQRSYGLAKDLYEIKALPQKDLKQAENDYVKAKAEFRRAREKLLALQVSKEELDKPIADQTITSIYQIRSPLSGTIVDRAVTPGQSVSGDPNQVLFTVADLNTVQVIADVYERDLGLVKIKQQATVTVEAYPEMAFPATISAIGDVVDQTTRTIKIRAVVNNSDRKLKPGMFARLNVKLSESFPYPLIPQEAVLEIDGEMYVYVADRNKHYLKRPIKTGFPSSGHMSVLHGLEAGERIVVKGAVLLKGQDMNVEDEGLSSEHLATPSPPTS, from the coding sequence ATGACAACCGTACCTTGTGTATTCCGGTGTGTTCTGTTCATCCTGACCCTCAGTGGGATCGCCTGCAGCCAGGAAAGCCCATCAGAAACCTCCGCGACAACAGACACGACATTTACAAAAATGGGCAAGGCCATTCACGCACCCTCAACACCTGAGACCCAAATCGTCACAGCCCTAGTGACCGTTGGCCCTTCCCACCCCGTGTTGTCCTTAGCAGGGAAAGTCTCCTATGGAGAGGATCGATATTCAAAGGTCTCTTCAGCCCTGATCGGTCGGGTACAAAAAATCCATGGACAATTAGGAGCTTTTGTGAAAGCAGGAGAACTCCTGGTCGCCATTGAAAGCCCGGAAATTGCTTCCGCATATTCGGAATTCATCAAAGAACATTCTGATTTATCCTACGCACAACGATCCTACGGGTTGGCCAAAGACCTGTATGAAATCAAAGCGCTCCCGCAAAAAGATTTAAAGCAAGCCGAAAACGATTACGTCAAGGCCAAGGCCGAATTCAGGAGAGCCCGGGAAAAACTCCTGGCCCTTCAGGTTTCCAAAGAAGAACTCGATAAACCCATAGCCGACCAGACGATTACATCCATCTATCAAATCCGAAGCCCCCTTTCAGGCACCATCGTGGACCGGGCCGTAACCCCGGGACAATCGGTCAGCGGGGATCCCAATCAAGTGCTTTTTACTGTAGCGGATTTAAACACCGTGCAAGTCATCGCGGATGTTTACGAACGAGACCTGGGACTTGTGAAAATTAAACAACAAGCGACGGTAACCGTCGAAGCGTATCCCGAGATGGCATTTCCCGCCACCATCTCGGCCATCGGGGATGTCGTGGATCAGACAACCCGGACCATTAAAATACGAGCAGTCGTCAACAATAGCGATCGCAAACTCAAACCGGGGATGTTTGCTCGTTTGAATGTCAAACTGAGCGAGAGTTTCCCCTATCCACTTATTCCTCAAGAAGCGGTGCTGGAAATTGACGGGGAGATGTATGTCTATGTCGCGGATAGAAACAAGCATTACCTGAAGCGTCCAATTAAAACCGGATTCCCCTCCTCAGGCCACATGTCCGTCCTCCACGGCCTTGAGGCAGGCGAAAGGATCGTGGTCAAAGGGGCCGTACTTCTCAAAGGCCAGGATATGAATGTCGAGGACGAGGGATTGTCCTCGGAACACCTTGCCACCCCTTCTCCTCCGACATCATGA
- a CDS encoding TolC family protein yields the protein MTFLIRFIHCLFLTVVMGGCLFVTAWAQPDLIKASKQASGTAPTTVTLSLDDSLTLFLEKNLDLLMTKYGIDNAKGIAITAKLFPNPTFLLYGGGAFTSKQTFEGTRYITPQLEQMFLLAGKRGYRMESAGYGIQASEATFTDAIRQLTLTLKDTYYQVQLASRRLDLAKDNQERFHRILTIGELRFKKGFIAEVDLIRLRLQAVDFGAQVIKYTQEVQTALADLRLLLAFPPTTDLVLTSDLIYKRVTPDMEKLRTEALNKRPDLQARRFVLSQQQANLKLAKSLRIPDPIVGGAFTMQGPQGGSNQQLYSLNLEVPLPVFDRNQGGIAQAEIAIQVAQVDLHKTTLEVQNEIEVNFRNLIQSQRLVEAYQAGVLDDAKTTFSILEKAYQKGGVTLIDLLDAARTSQTILQNYLEALFEYQRNLFLLERAAGQDIL from the coding sequence ATGACATTCCTCATACGTTTCATCCACTGCCTGTTTCTTACGGTGGTCATGGGGGGGTGCCTATTCGTAACTGCATGGGCGCAACCGGATTTAATCAAAGCTTCAAAGCAGGCATCAGGCACAGCTCCCACCACGGTGACCTTGAGCTTGGACGATTCCTTAACCTTGTTCTTGGAAAAAAATCTTGATCTCTTGATGACCAAGTACGGCATTGACAATGCCAAGGGAATCGCCATCACAGCGAAACTTTTCCCCAACCCAACATTTTTGCTCTATGGAGGAGGCGCATTTACCAGTAAGCAAACATTTGAAGGCACTCGCTATATTACTCCTCAGCTGGAACAGATGTTTTTGCTTGCCGGGAAAAGGGGCTATCGGATGGAAAGCGCGGGCTATGGCATCCAGGCTTCAGAGGCAACATTCACGGATGCCATTCGTCAACTGACGCTCACACTGAAAGACACATATTACCAGGTCCAATTGGCATCCCGGCGTCTTGATCTCGCGAAAGATAATCAAGAGCGGTTTCATCGGATCTTAACAATTGGGGAATTACGTTTTAAAAAAGGCTTCATTGCCGAAGTAGATCTCATTCGTCTGCGCCTCCAAGCAGTAGATTTCGGAGCACAGGTCATCAAATATACGCAGGAGGTCCAAACCGCACTCGCCGACCTCCGACTACTCCTGGCCTTCCCCCCCACAACGGATCTGGTGTTAACCTCCGACCTTATTTATAAACGGGTCACACCTGATATGGAAAAACTTCGGACGGAGGCGTTGAACAAACGTCCGGACCTTCAAGCCAGACGGTTCGTCCTTTCCCAGCAACAGGCCAATTTAAAATTGGCCAAATCACTGAGGATTCCCGATCCCATTGTCGGAGGCGCGTTCACCATGCAGGGACCACAAGGTGGGAGCAACCAACAATTGTATAGCCTCAATCTGGAAGTGCCCCTCCCGGTCTTTGACCGCAATCAGGGAGGCATTGCTCAGGCCGAAATCGCCATTCAAGTCGCGCAAGTCGATCTTCACAAGACGACCCTGGAAGTACAAAATGAGATTGAAGTGAATTTCCGGAATTTAATCCAATCCCAACGCCTGGTGGAGGCCTATCAGGCGGGAGTACTGGACGATGCCAAAACCACATTCTCCATTCTCGAAAAAGCCTATCAAAAGGGTGGAGTGACGCTGATAGATTTGCTCGATGCCGCCCGCACCTCACAGACCATTCTTCAAAACTATTTGGAAGCCCTGTTTGAATACCAACGAAACTTGTTTCTCTTGGAACGGGCTGCCGGCCAGGACATTTTATGA
- the mgtE gene encoding magnesium transporter: MTTPATTEQMHQAFIAKFPDEAAHVFESYDPPEVIPILADLPPPLIAKILSVMSPSLAADLLEIVPQPLLLSALPHLQPALAASLLQRMPDEVRLAILDALPQHVSADIGPFMEYSEDSVGMLMDVKFFALPEDLTVEEAIRQVRTHDTQHLNEIYIIDRSQVLVGVLSLRNLFLASPKKNLAVLMKREIPTIHPLENQEQVVEVCNEWKVLTIPVTDLDGRLLGVISSQDIIQVEKEEATISMQTMVGASKDERALSPPGFAIRKRLPWLQINLLTAFLAAFVVGLFENTIAQFTALAVLLPVVAGQSGNTGAQALAVVMRGLALRDIRPSQWLRVTLKESYVALANGVAVAATTCTAVFFWSHSWGLTMVIGVSMIISMVMAGFSGAIIPIILRSLKQDPAQSSSIILTTVTDVAGFFSFLGLATIFSSLLG; this comes from the coding sequence ATGACGACACCTGCAACGACTGAACAGATGCATCAGGCTTTTATTGCCAAATTCCCGGATGAAGCCGCCCATGTGTTTGAGTCCTATGATCCCCCGGAGGTGATCCCCATACTTGCCGATCTCCCCCCCCCCTTGATCGCAAAGATTCTCTCGGTCATGTCACCCTCATTGGCCGCTGACCTGCTCGAAATCGTTCCACAACCGTTACTCCTGAGTGCGCTTCCTCACCTCCAACCCGCCTTGGCCGCTTCTCTCCTCCAGCGAATGCCTGATGAGGTTCGTCTAGCCATTTTGGATGCCTTACCCCAGCATGTCTCCGCCGACATTGGACCATTCATGGAGTATTCGGAGGATTCGGTCGGCATGCTCATGGATGTCAAATTCTTTGCCCTCCCGGAAGACCTGACCGTCGAGGAAGCCATCCGACAGGTTCGCACCCATGACACCCAGCATCTCAATGAAATCTACATTATTGATCGCAGCCAGGTCCTCGTGGGCGTTCTATCCCTCAGAAATCTATTTTTAGCCTCTCCAAAGAAAAATCTGGCCGTCTTGATGAAGCGAGAAATACCCACCATTCATCCCCTGGAAAATCAGGAACAGGTTGTGGAGGTCTGTAACGAATGGAAAGTGCTGACTATTCCAGTCACCGATTTGGACGGCCGCCTGCTCGGGGTCATTAGCAGTCAAGATATCATTCAGGTTGAAAAGGAAGAGGCCACCATAAGCATGCAAACCATGGTGGGTGCCAGCAAGGACGAACGAGCCCTGTCGCCGCCGGGATTCGCCATCCGGAAACGTCTTCCCTGGCTACAAATTAATCTGCTCACAGCATTTCTAGCGGCGTTTGTTGTAGGGTTGTTCGAGAATACGATTGCGCAATTTACGGCCCTGGCCGTCCTGCTCCCCGTCGTAGCGGGGCAATCAGGAAATACGGGAGCTCAAGCGCTCGCGGTGGTCATGCGTGGGTTAGCGTTACGGGATATCCGTCCTTCCCAGTGGCTCCGCGTAACCCTAAAAGAGTCCTATGTCGCTTTGGCCAATGGTGTGGCTGTGGCCGCAACGACGTGTACCGCCGTATTTTTCTGGAGCCATTCCTGGGGATTAACCATGGTCATCGGTGTCTCTATGATCATCTCCATGGTCATGGCCGGGTTTTCCGGAGCAATCATTCCCATCATTCTTCGATCCCTGAAACAAGATCCGGCTCAATCCTCATCAATCATCTTAACCACCGTAACCGATGTGGCAGGATTTTTTAGTTTTTTGGGACTGGCCACGATTTTTTCCAGCCTTTTGGGTTAA
- a CDS encoding CBS domain-containing protein, which produces MNLAQQLRQTFIREHPSEAARYVEELPAQSAGEILHTMEPQHIADFLEYCLPGPTAEILKQYPPATSAGILGRLSAHSARAVLRQYDSSTQAALLDQVDPAIGAHLRRSINLPDYTAGSLADPHVLTFPPDITVAKALQRTTQTVGQAIYYLYIIDHQTKLRGVILMKELLGAEPATTVSSIMQQNVKTIPASANALDIVAHPAWAQYDSLPVIDQDHTFIGALRHRTLRKFLLSRSAEYQPAFLSDALLQLWEAYSLSGIGLMTALGDALSTSTPPNSPQKEQDTP; this is translated from the coding sequence ATGAATTTGGCCCAACAGCTTCGGCAAACCTTTATCCGGGAACATCCATCAGAGGCGGCACGATACGTGGAGGAACTTCCGGCTCAGTCAGCGGGAGAAATACTGCACACCATGGAGCCTCAACATATCGCCGATTTCCTGGAGTATTGTCTTCCCGGCCCAACAGCCGAAATTCTCAAACAGTACCCACCAGCAACCAGCGCGGGCATACTCGGACGATTATCCGCCCATTCGGCACGGGCAGTGCTTCGACAGTATGACTCATCTACGCAAGCCGCTCTGTTAGATCAGGTTGACCCGGCCATCGGAGCACATCTTCGTCGATCAATCAATTTACCCGATTATACCGCCGGCAGCCTCGCCGACCCGCATGTCCTGACGTTTCCCCCAGACATCACCGTGGCGAAGGCCTTACAGCGGACGACTCAAACTGTCGGCCAAGCCATCTACTATCTATACATCATCGATCATCAAACAAAATTACGGGGAGTCATCCTCATGAAAGAGTTGCTTGGAGCCGAACCTGCGACCACAGTATCTTCCATCATGCAGCAGAACGTGAAAACAATTCCGGCCTCGGCCAATGCCCTCGATATTGTCGCCCACCCCGCATGGGCTCAATACGACAGCCTTCCGGTCATCGATCAAGACCATACCTTTATTGGCGCTCTGCGACATCGAACATTGAGAAAATTTCTCCTGTCACGATCTGCTGAGTATCAACCGGCTTTTCTCTCCGACGCGCTCCTCCAGTTATGGGAAGCCTATTCCCTGTCCGGAATCGGACTAATGACCGCCTTGGGAGACGCCCTGAGCACATCCACACCGCCAAATTCTCCCCAGAAAGAACAGGACACACCATGA
- a CDS encoding mechanosensitive ion channel: MDLSTVLNALDHFFTYPLFTVNQTPITLSSLAFFAFIMGGFMIINTLIRRFLSNQLLKRSKMPKATQYTLTRIIQYFLLLIGTVIAFQVIGVDLSGLVVIFGFLSVGIGFGLQNLTSNFIAGLMLLFEQHIQIGDRITVGNTEGDVAEINIRSTTIRSLNNVAIVVPNSEFISSTVINWSHGDPKTRLEIEVGVSYNSDLDKVIMSLLEAAKENPMVLPHPEPKAWLMGFGDSAWNMRLTAWVEDPQGRRQVQSDINCAIVKKFRKNGVEIPFPQRDLHLRTPIPLPIVSTGT; the protein is encoded by the coding sequence ATGGATCTTTCAACGGTCCTGAACGCATTGGATCACTTTTTCACCTATCCATTATTTACCGTCAACCAGACCCCGATTACCCTCTCGTCTCTGGCCTTCTTTGCGTTCATCATGGGTGGGTTTATGATAATCAACACCCTGATACGACGTTTTCTCAGCAACCAATTACTCAAACGCTCGAAGATGCCCAAGGCGACACAATACACCTTAACCCGGATTATTCAATATTTCCTGCTACTTATCGGGACCGTGATTGCATTTCAAGTCATCGGCGTCGACCTGAGCGGCCTTGTCGTCATTTTTGGATTTCTCTCCGTCGGAATCGGATTCGGCCTGCAAAACCTGACGTCCAATTTCATCGCGGGACTCATGTTGCTATTCGAACAACATATCCAAATTGGGGACCGGATCACCGTGGGAAACACTGAGGGAGATGTGGCAGAAATCAACATTCGATCCACCACTATTCGTTCTCTGAACAACGTGGCGATCGTCGTTCCCAACTCCGAATTTATCTCTTCCACGGTTATCAATTGGTCGCACGGTGACCCGAAAACCCGTTTGGAGATTGAGGTGGGAGTCTCTTACAATTCAGATTTAGACAAGGTGATCATGTCACTTTTGGAAGCAGCAAAAGAAAACCCTATGGTGTTACCGCACCCGGAGCCAAAGGCCTGGCTTATGGGTTTCGGAGATTCCGCCTGGAACATGCGATTAACAGCCTGGGTGGAAGATCCCCAAGGCAGGAGGCAGGTTCAATCCGATATAAATTGCGCCATCGTCAAGAAATTTCGGAAGAATGGTGTGGAAATTCCTTTCCCTCAAAGGGACCTTCACCTCCGAACCCCCATACCCTTGCCCATCGTATCGACCGGGACATAA
- a CDS encoding CDP-alcohol phosphatidyltransferase family protein: MLRESSGADIPINLPNSLTVLRILLVPVFVGFLLYEYYDYALVTLLVAALTDGLDGAIARITDQRTRLGEYLDPLADKLLLMSAIVTLSVLHFIPVWAVILVVSRDAILLTGTILANLTEIDIDITPTWLGKGTTFAQICYVIMVILFATGRVPSESIIPFLSVMVILTTGSGVHYLFRGIQRLNSSGKK, translated from the coding sequence ATGCTCCGCGAGTCATCGGGTGCCGACATTCCAATCAACCTTCCCAACAGTCTCACCGTCCTTCGGATTCTCCTTGTTCCTGTCTTCGTTGGGTTTTTGCTCTACGAATACTATGATTATGCCCTGGTGACATTGTTAGTCGCGGCATTGACCGATGGGCTGGATGGGGCAATAGCCCGTATCACCGATCAGCGCACTCGCCTCGGCGAGTATCTCGATCCTCTGGCTGACAAATTACTCCTCATGTCGGCCATTGTGACCTTATCTGTGCTCCACTTCATCCCTGTCTGGGCAGTAATTCTTGTGGTGAGTCGCGACGCCATTCTCCTCACGGGGACCATATTGGCTAATTTAACCGAAATCGACATCGATATTACTCCCACCTGGTTGGGAAAGGGTACCACCTTTGCACAAATTTGCTATGTCATCATGGTGATTCTCTTTGCGACCGGGCGTGTTCCTTCCGAAAGCATCATTCCTTTTCTTTCCGTAATGGTCATCCTGACAACCGGTTCTGGAGTGCATTATCTATTTCGGGGTATTCAACGGCTCAATTCTTCAGGCAAGAAATAA
- a CDS encoding ATPase, T2SS/T4P/T4SS family codes for MNRERVGLQLVDAKVISSDDLSQALDIQQGEGGRLGSILVRMGVLSESTLLEFLSQHYGVATVELSTCSIDGSLRGLVPYDVVCRHLVLPVRKTTSRLSLAMADPTNASLLDDLRFRTGLHIIPMVATESDLRTAISHMYSQAPDGSFSTTEPLQKDEQGNLTNRGDSDRMSPNSMGKPAGPVCASPNGLNGEERSSLLQGNAEMSRVKRHIKIDKDSSAVEVVNGLVQQAIGMEASDIHIEPMETMIRVRFRLDGVLCPIQNLPKDLHQALLARVKILSDLDIAERRLPQDGRMKVEGFPHVDIRVAILPCLFGEKAVLRLLNQSGLALHLTNIGLNQPDLDRVTTALENPYGMILVTGPTGSGKTTTLYSALQFLNTPQMNIVTVEDPVEYQIQGINQMQIHEEIGLNFAAGLRAFLRQDPDVMMVGEIRDRETAQIAIQASLTGHRVLSTLHTMNAPGAIARLIDMSIEPFLVSSAVSLIVGQRLVRKICDHCREPDTVSQFQLRELGIDENEFGAVQAMKGRGCASCHLTGFKGRMALFETLPIFEGLHEKILARVSTNDLIACAISEGFRTLRQAGMAAVQGGLTTVGEVFSETRSDAFV; via the coding sequence GTGAATCGAGAGCGTGTCGGCCTACAGCTGGTGGATGCGAAAGTGATCTCTTCCGATGATCTGTCTCAGGCGCTTGATATTCAGCAGGGAGAAGGAGGGCGCCTCGGGAGCATTCTGGTTCGGATGGGAGTTCTGTCTGAATCCACTTTATTAGAGTTTCTCAGCCAGCACTATGGAGTTGCCACCGTAGAATTGTCTACGTGCTCAATTGATGGAAGTCTTCGCGGGTTGGTTCCTTATGACGTTGTCTGCCGGCACCTCGTTTTACCGGTGCGGAAAACCACTTCACGCCTGAGTCTGGCTATGGCCGACCCTACGAATGCCTCTTTGCTCGATGATTTGCGATTTCGGACAGGGCTGCACATCATTCCCATGGTAGCTACTGAGTCGGATTTACGGACAGCGATCTCCCATATGTATTCCCAGGCTCCAGATGGATCTTTCTCAACCACGGAACCTCTGCAAAAAGATGAACAGGGTAATTTGACAAACCGCGGAGATAGCGACCGGATGTCACCCAATTCGATGGGGAAGCCTGCCGGCCCTGTCTGTGCCTCTCCGAACGGGTTGAATGGTGAAGAAAGATCGAGCCTTCTTCAGGGCAATGCAGAGATGTCTCGTGTGAAGCGTCATATCAAAATTGATAAAGATTCTTCAGCTGTGGAGGTTGTAAATGGTCTTGTTCAGCAGGCCATTGGAATGGAGGCGAGTGATATTCATATTGAGCCGATGGAGACCATGATCCGGGTTCGTTTTCGATTGGATGGTGTCTTGTGCCCGATTCAAAATCTGCCTAAAGATCTTCATCAGGCATTACTTGCCAGAGTGAAAATTCTTTCCGATCTGGATATTGCGGAGCGTCGGTTACCCCAAGATGGACGGATGAAGGTGGAGGGCTTTCCCCACGTCGATATTCGAGTAGCAATTCTGCCGTGTTTGTTTGGGGAAAAAGCGGTTCTGCGTCTTCTGAATCAGTCAGGGCTTGCATTGCATTTGACCAATATCGGGCTCAATCAGCCTGATTTAGATCGGGTCACGACGGCCCTGGAAAATCCCTATGGGATGATCCTGGTGACAGGGCCTACGGGGAGCGGAAAGACGACAACCCTTTATAGCGCGTTACAATTTCTGAACACTCCCCAGATGAATATTGTCACTGTCGAAGATCCTGTGGAATACCAAATCCAGGGCATCAATCAGATGCAAATTCATGAAGAGATTGGATTGAATTTTGCCGCCGGATTGCGTGCTTTTCTGCGGCAGGATCCTGACGTCATGATGGTGGGGGAAATTCGTGATCGGGAAACCGCGCAAATCGCGATTCAGGCTTCTCTGACTGGCCATCGAGTTCTTTCGACCCTGCATACCATGAATGCCCCAGGGGCGATTGCCCGCCTCATCGATATGAGCATTGAGCCGTTTTTGGTGTCTTCCGCCGTTTCGCTCATTGTGGGTCAACGATTAGTACGGAAAATTTGTGATCATTGTCGGGAGCCGGATACGGTATCCCAATTTCAGCTGCGGGAACTGGGGATTGATGAGAATGAGTTTGGTGCGGTTCAAGCAATGAAAGGGCGTGGGTGTGCGTCCTGCCACCTGACTGGATTTAAAGGACGTATGGCCTTATTTGAGACCTTGCCTATTTTTGAAGGGCTCCATGAAAAAATTTTGGCCCGAGTATCGACGAATGACTTGATTGCCTGTGCGATAAGCGAAGGATTTCGCACACTTAGACAGGCGGGGATGGCGGCTGTTCAAGGTGGCTTGACCACTGTCGGCGAAGTATTTTCTGAAACGAGGTCTGATGCTTTTGTGTAA
- a CDS encoding type IV pilus twitching motility protein PilT yields the protein MELTVLLDELCRQGGSDLHLVSGSVPRLRVDGHLRPMEFPVLVSQDISRLTASLLTEAQHHQVMEAGEWDGAYSVPAIGRFRVHVYTQRGSLALAIRAVSVEIPTFVALGLPPIVEELMRKPQGLILVTGPTGSGKSTTLASMLDHINEERRAHIISLEDPIEILHAHKKSLVSQMEVGSDVRDFQSALKGILRQDPDVVFLGELRDLETIQAALTMAETGHLTVATLHTNSAIHTLTRLVSVFPPHQQQEIRIQLSMVLEGILSQRLLPRSEGKGRVLALEILISSPAIRNLIREDKIHQMYSMMQTGQAQYGMQTMNQALADLAGQGVISSELAMGLTTLPDELSKLLERTGRDRSGGMSLARLRNRM from the coding sequence ATGGAATTGACTGTACTTCTAGATGAATTATGCCGCCAGGGTGGATCCGATTTGCACCTGGTCTCCGGTAGTGTGCCCCGACTTCGAGTGGACGGGCATTTACGTCCTATGGAGTTTCCAGTATTGGTCAGCCAGGACATTTCCCGGTTAACAGCGAGTCTGTTGACGGAAGCACAACATCATCAGGTTATGGAGGCCGGAGAGTGGGATGGAGCATACAGCGTTCCCGCTATTGGTCGGTTTCGGGTCCATGTCTATACCCAGCGGGGATCCTTGGCCCTGGCCATTCGGGCAGTATCCGTTGAGATTCCGACGTTTGTAGCATTAGGCCTTCCGCCTATTGTTGAGGAGCTGATGAGGAAGCCCCAAGGGCTGATTTTGGTAACCGGGCCGACGGGAAGCGGAAAAAGTACGACATTGGCCTCAATGCTAGATCATATTAATGAGGAGCGGCGTGCTCATATTATTTCGTTGGAAGATCCCATTGAGATTCTCCATGCACACAAAAAGAGCCTGGTGTCTCAAATGGAAGTCGGATCCGATGTCCGCGATTTCCAATCCGCCTTGAAAGGCATCTTACGGCAGGATCCCGATGTGGTGTTTTTGGGAGAATTGCGAGATCTAGAGACCATTCAGGCGGCCCTTACAATGGCCGAAACCGGTCATCTGACGGTGGCCACATTGCACACGAATTCTGCAATTCACACACTGACACGATTGGTCTCGGTGTTTCCCCCACACCAGCAACAAGAAATTCGCATTCAGTTATCGATGGTTCTGGAAGGTATTCTGTCTCAGAGGCTCCTGCCTCGCTCCGAAGGAAAGGGCCGAGTCCTGGCTTTGGAAATTCTGATTTCCTCCCCGGCCATTCGGAACCTGATTCGGGAAGACAAGATTCATCAAATGTATTCCATGATGCAGACGGGGCAAGCCCAATATGGCATGCAGACCATGAATCAAGCTCTAGCCGACTTAGCTGGCCAGGGAGTGATATCCTCTGAGCTGGCTATGGGACTCACAACACTTCCCGATGAGTTATCAAAGTTATTAGAACGCACGGGCCGGGATCGGTCTGGGGGGATGTCGTTGGCCAGGTTGCGCAATCGGATGTAG
- a CDS encoding type II secretion system F family protein, with the protein MPRFEYRAKNLKGQAVHGEVLAGTSSEALQLLRRQAVLVTSLQEKVEKVFNLSCLVTGWNRQGTWRAVRSKELVVFTHQLATLIRAGVPLLECLDILSTEAESPTLQQVVKHIREDVEGGTLLAHALKRHPTVFPEFYRSMVEVGETTGRLDESLTQLAVYLGKQAQLRAKIFSGLAYPALLVTVAMIVLVFLLIWVVPLFSGLFQDMGESLPWLTQVVIDVAEGVRDYFFLLTIFVGSLVMGIRWMLKNPKSRQAFDGWVLRVPLLGSVIQKAATVRFSRTLGFLVRRGVPLLSALGVAGTVTGNKVFEQSIKLATTAVQDGMPISEALRARQVFPPMVPQMLKVGESTGSIDVMLEKIADFFEQEVDRTVATLTSVLEPFIILVVGCGIALVVVAMYLPIFSIGSVIG; encoded by the coding sequence ATGCCGAGATTTGAATATCGTGCGAAAAACTTGAAAGGACAGGCAGTTCATGGGGAAGTGTTGGCTGGCACTTCCAGTGAGGCCTTACAACTCCTTCGTAGGCAGGCCGTTTTGGTGACCAGTCTCCAGGAAAAAGTCGAAAAGGTATTCAATCTCAGTTGCCTGGTGACCGGCTGGAACCGTCAGGGGACTTGGCGAGCCGTGAGAAGTAAAGAATTGGTGGTCTTTACCCATCAATTGGCAACCTTGATTCGAGCGGGAGTGCCTCTTTTGGAATGCCTGGATATTCTTTCCACAGAAGCTGAAAGCCCGACCTTGCAACAGGTTGTCAAGCATATTCGAGAGGATGTGGAGGGGGGAACCTTGTTGGCTCATGCTTTAAAGCGCCATCCAACCGTCTTCCCTGAATTTTATCGGAGTATGGTTGAAGTGGGGGAGACGACGGGTCGTTTGGATGAAAGTTTGACCCAACTTGCCGTGTATCTTGGTAAGCAGGCTCAGTTACGGGCGAAAATTTTTTCTGGCTTAGCCTATCCGGCTTTGCTCGTAACTGTCGCGATGATTGTCCTGGTCTTTTTGCTGATTTGGGTTGTCCCTCTTTTTTCTGGCTTATTCCAAGATATGGGTGAATCCCTTCCCTGGTTGACGCAAGTGGTGATTGACGTGGCTGAAGGGGTTAGAGATTACTTTTTTCTGTTGACGATTTTCGTGGGAAGTTTAGTAATGGGTATCCGGTGGATGCTGAAAAATCCGAAAAGTCGGCAGGCCTTTGATGGGTGGGTCTTACGGGTCCCTCTTCTAGGATCCGTGATCCAAAAGGCGGCAACGGTGCGCTTTTCCAGGACCTTAGGGTTTTTAGTCCGTCGTGGGGTCCCGTTGTTGTCTGCCTTGGGTGTGGCAGGAACGGTGACCGGTAATAAGGTTTTTGAGCAAAGTATCAAGCTGGCGACTACAGCAGTTCAAGATGGAATGCCCATTTCCGAGGCCTTGAGGGCACGCCAGGTTTTCCCGCCCATGGTTCCCCAAATGCTCAAAGTGGGAGAATCAACCGGTTCAATTGATGTTATGCTGGAAAAAATTGCGGATTTCTTTGAGCAAGAGGTCGATCGAACGGTAGCCACTTTAACGTCGGTGTTGGAGCCGTTTATTATCTTGGTCGTGGGCTGTGGGATTGCTCTTGTCGTGGTGGCCATGTATCTTCCCATTTTTTCCATCGGATCAGTTATTGGATAA